The Streptomyces europaeiscabiei genome window below encodes:
- the atzF gene encoding allophanate hydrolase gives MPQSPTPVLTRVRMAYARIDAVNRPEIWIDLRPQPEVEAEARAIDARLAAGTHLPLAGRLFAAKGNIDVHGLPTTAGCPAYAYIPDADAPVVARLREAGALVLGTTNLDQFATGLVGTRSPHGAVRGAHDPSRISGGSSSGSAVAVALGIVDFALGTDTAGSGRVPAAFNGIVGLKPTRGLVPTTGVVPACASIDCVTVFARTLPEAEQALAHMSSPPDRTLPPLPQRVPGPWRVAVPPREQLGELDEGWAQAYEAVVTRLTAAGADVRPLDLTPFTEAAAMLYQGAFVAERYTAVGSFVDKAIADGVDSLDPTVAGIITRARDIPAHLLFADQDRLAALRTRALAELADADALLLPTAPGHPTLAEVAADPLGANARLGRFTNSTNLFDLAAVAVPAGEVNGLPFGVMLIGPAFTDDRLARVAALLQPGTRLAVVGAHLSGQPLNPQLLSLGAHLEQTTTTAPVYRLHALRTTPPKPGLVHVGEGGAPVEAEIWRLPPEGLGRLLTTLPRPMTLGSIELSDGTRAPGFLCEPGALQDAPDITEYGGWRRYLTH, from the coding sequence ATGCCACAGTCCCCCACCCCCGTCCTCACCAGAGTCCGCATGGCCTACGCCCGCATCGACGCCGTGAACCGCCCCGAGATCTGGATCGACCTACGCCCCCAGCCCGAGGTGGAGGCCGAGGCCCGCGCCATCGACGCCCGCCTGGCCGCAGGCACCCACCTCCCCCTCGCCGGCCGCCTCTTCGCCGCGAAGGGCAACATCGACGTCCACGGCCTCCCCACGACCGCCGGCTGCCCGGCCTACGCGTACATCCCCGACGCCGACGCGCCCGTGGTCGCCCGCCTCCGCGAGGCCGGCGCCCTCGTCCTCGGCACCACCAACCTGGACCAGTTCGCCACGGGCCTCGTCGGCACCCGCTCCCCGCACGGCGCCGTCCGAGGCGCCCACGACCCGTCCCGCATCAGCGGCGGCTCCAGCTCCGGCTCGGCCGTGGCGGTGGCGCTCGGTATCGTCGACTTCGCGCTCGGCACCGACACGGCCGGCTCCGGCAGGGTCCCCGCCGCCTTCAACGGCATCGTCGGCCTGAAGCCCACCCGAGGCCTGGTCCCCACGACCGGCGTGGTCCCGGCCTGCGCCTCGATCGACTGCGTCACGGTGTTCGCCCGCACCCTCCCGGAGGCCGAACAGGCCCTCGCCCACATGTCCTCCCCGCCCGACCGCACCCTCCCGCCCCTCCCCCAGCGCGTCCCGGGCCCGTGGCGCGTCGCCGTCCCGCCACGCGAACAGCTGGGCGAACTGGACGAGGGCTGGGCGCAGGCGTACGAGGCGGTGGTGACCCGCCTCACGGCCGCGGGCGCGGACGTACGTCCCCTCGACCTCACCCCCTTCACCGAGGCCGCGGCCATGCTCTACCAGGGCGCGTTCGTGGCCGAGCGCTACACGGCGGTCGGGAGCTTCGTCGACAAGGCGATCGCGGACGGCGTCGACTCCCTCGACCCCACGGTCGCCGGCATCATCACCCGGGCCCGCGACATCCCGGCCCACCTGCTCTTCGCCGACCAGGACCGGCTGGCAGCCCTGCGCACCCGTGCCCTCGCCGAACTGGCCGACGCGGACGCCCTGTTGCTGCCGACGGCACCGGGCCACCCGACGCTCGCCGAGGTCGCCGCCGACCCGCTGGGCGCGAACGCCCGCCTGGGCCGTTTCACCAACTCCACGAACCTCTTCGACCTGGCGGCCGTCGCCGTCCCCGCGGGCGAGGTGAACGGCCTCCCCTTCGGCGTCATGCTGATCGGCCCGGCCTTCACGGACGACCGCCTGGCCCGCGTCGCCGCCCTCCTCCAGCCGGGGACCCGCCTGGCGGTCGTGGGCGCCCACCTCTCGGGCCAACCCCTGAACCCTCAGCTCCTGTCCCTGGGCGCCCACCTGGAGCAGACGACCACCACGGCCCCCGTCTACCGCCTCCACGCGCTCCGCACGACCCCGCCGAAGCCGGGCCTGGTCCACGTGGGCGAAGGCGGCGCCCCCGTCGAAGCCGAGATCTGGCGCCTCCCGCCCGAGGGCCTGGGCCGCCTCCTGACCACCCTCCCCCGCCCCATGACCCTGGGCTCCATCGAACTGTCCGACGGCACCCGGGCCCCGGGTTTCCTCTGCGAGCCCGGCGCCTTGCAGGACGCCCCGGACATCACGGAGTACGGCGGCTGGCGGAGATACCTGACCCACTGA
- a CDS encoding DEAD/DEAH box helicase — MIVLLSVGAGSLESTMTEDLSPAERYAAARKRAAEQATALADFRAMYDFGLDPFQIEACQALETGKGVLVAAPTGSGKTIVGEFAVHLALAQGKKCFYTTPIKALSNQKYADLCRRYGADKVGLLTGDNSVNSDAPVVVMTTEVLRNMLYAGSQTLLGLGYVVMDEVHYLSDRFRGAVWEEVIIHLPESVTLVSLSATVSNAEEFGDWLDTVRGDTDVIVSEHRPVPLFQHVLAGRRMYDLFEEGEGNKKAVNPDLTRMARMEASRPSYQDRRRGRAMREADRERERRQRSRIWIPSRPEVIERLDSEGLLPAITFIFSRAACEAAVQQCLYAGLRLNDDDARLRVRALVEERTASIPNEDLHVLGYYEWLEGLERGIAAHHAGMLPTFKEVVEELFVRGLVKAVFATETLALGINMPARSVVLEKLVKWNGEQHADITPGEYTQLTGRAGRRGIDVEGHAVVLWQRGMNPDHLAGLAGTRTYPLRSSFKPSYNMAVNLVEQFGRHRSRELLETSFAQFQADKSVVGISRQVQRNEEGLEGYEESMTCHLGDFEEYARLRRELKDRETDLAKQGAAQRRAEAAVALEKLKPGDVIHVPTGKYAGLALVLDPGLPAGRSNGHRGFEQHDGPRPLVLTAERQVKRLASMDFPVPVEALERMRIPKSFNPRSPQSRRDLASALRTKAGHLVPDRNRRRRAAAADDREIARLRAELRAHPCHGCNDREDHARWAERYYRLKRDTAQLERRIEGRTNTIARTFDRIVALLTELDYLRADEVTEHGKRLARLYGELDLLASECLRAGVWEGLGPAELAACASALVYEARAADDAMAPKLPSGNAKAALGEMVRIWGRLDALEDEFRITQSEGVGQREPDLGFAWAAYMWASGSGLDEVLREADMPAGDFVRWCKQVIDVLGQVSAAAPTGSSVGKSARKAVEGLLRGVVAYSSVG, encoded by the coding sequence ATGATCGTCCTGTTGTCAGTGGGGGCCGGTAGTCTCGAAAGCACGATGACAGAGGACCTCTCACCGGCCGAGCGATACGCGGCAGCCCGCAAGCGCGCTGCCGAGCAGGCCACCGCTCTCGCCGACTTCCGCGCGATGTACGACTTCGGTCTCGACCCCTTCCAGATCGAGGCCTGCCAGGCGCTGGAGACGGGCAAGGGCGTCCTGGTGGCCGCCCCGACCGGCTCGGGCAAGACGATCGTCGGCGAGTTCGCCGTCCACCTCGCCCTCGCGCAGGGCAAGAAGTGCTTCTACACGACACCCATCAAGGCGCTGTCGAACCAGAAGTACGCAGACCTGTGCCGCCGCTACGGGGCCGACAAGGTCGGCCTGCTCACCGGCGACAACAGCGTCAACTCCGACGCCCCCGTGGTCGTGATGACCACCGAGGTGCTGCGGAACATGCTGTACGCGGGTTCCCAGACGCTTCTCGGCCTCGGGTACGTGGTCATGGACGAGGTGCACTACCTCTCCGACCGCTTCCGGGGCGCCGTCTGGGAAGAGGTGATCATCCACCTGCCCGAGTCGGTCACCCTCGTCTCCCTCTCGGCCACCGTGTCGAACGCGGAGGAGTTCGGCGACTGGCTGGACACCGTACGAGGCGACACCGATGTGATCGTCTCCGAACACCGGCCCGTGCCGCTGTTCCAGCACGTGCTCGCCGGACGGCGGATGTACGACCTCTTCGAGGAGGGCGAGGGCAACAAGAAGGCAGTCAACCCCGACCTCACGCGCATGGCGCGCATGGAGGCCAGCCGCCCCTCCTACCAGGACCGCCGACGCGGCCGCGCCATGCGCGAGGCCGACCGTGAGCGCGAGCGCAGACAGCGCTCCCGGATCTGGATCCCGAGCCGCCCCGAGGTCATCGAACGGCTCGACTCCGAAGGCCTGTTGCCCGCCATCACCTTCATCTTCAGCCGCGCCGCCTGCGAGGCCGCGGTCCAGCAGTGCCTGTACGCGGGCCTCCGGCTGAACGACGACGACGCCCGGCTCCGGGTCCGCGCCCTGGTCGAGGAGCGCACGGCGTCCATCCCGAACGAGGACCTCCATGTCCTCGGCTACTACGAGTGGTTGGAGGGCCTGGAGCGCGGCATCGCGGCCCACCACGCGGGCATGCTGCCGACGTTCAAGGAGGTCGTCGAGGAACTCTTCGTACGCGGCCTGGTCAAGGCCGTGTTCGCCACGGAGACCCTCGCGCTCGGCATCAACATGCCCGCCCGCTCGGTGGTGTTGGAGAAGCTGGTCAAGTGGAACGGCGAGCAGCACGCCGACATCACACCGGGTGAGTACACGCAGTTGACGGGGCGCGCCGGTCGGCGCGGCATCGACGTCGAGGGCCATGCGGTGGTGCTGTGGCAGCGCGGCATGAACCCCGACCATCTGGCCGGGCTCGCGGGCACCCGTACGTATCCGCTGCGCTCCAGCTTCAAGCCGTCGTACAACATGGCGGTCAACCTCGTCGAACAGTTCGGCCGGCACCGCTCGCGGGAACTGCTGGAGACGTCCTTCGCGCAGTTCCAGGCCGACAAGTCGGTCGTCGGGATCTCCCGTCAGGTGCAGCGCAACGAGGAGGGGCTGGAGGGCTACGAGGAGTCCATGACCTGCCACCTCGGGGACTTCGAGGAGTACGCGCGTCTGCGGCGGGAACTGAAGGACCGCGAGACCGACCTGGCGAAGCAGGGCGCGGCCCAGCGGCGGGCCGAGGCGGCCGTCGCGCTGGAGAAGCTGAAGCCGGGCGATGTCATCCATGTCCCGACCGGCAAGTACGCGGGTCTGGCGCTGGTGCTGGACCCCGGGCTGCCCGCGGGGCGGTCCAACGGCCACCGTGGGTTCGAGCAGCACGACGGGCCGCGCCCGCTGGTGCTGACCGCCGAGCGGCAGGTCAAGCGGTTGGCGTCCATGGACTTCCCGGTGCCGGTGGAGGCTCTGGAGCGGATGCGGATCCCGAAGTCCTTCAACCCGCGTTCGCCCCAGTCGCGGCGGGATCTGGCGTCGGCGCTGCGCACCAAGGCCGGGCATCTCGTGCCCGACCGCAACCGCAGGCGGAGGGCCGCCGCCGCGGACGACCGTGAGATCGCCCGGCTGCGTGCCGAGCTGCGGGCGCATCCGTGCCACGGGTGCAACGACCGTGAGGACCACGCGCGTTGGGCCGAGCGCTACTACCGGCTCAAGCGGGACACCGCGCAACTGGAGCGGCGCATCGAGGGCCGTACCAACACGATCGCGCGGACCTTCGATCGCATCGTCGCCCTGCTGACCGAGCTGGACTACCTGCGGGCCGACGAGGTCACCGAGCACGGGAAGCGGCTCGCGCGGCTCTACGGCGAGCTGGATCTACTGGCGAGCGAGTGTCTGCGGGCGGGTGTCTGGGAGGGGTTGGGGCCTGCCGAGCTTGCCGCGTGCGCATCTGCTCTGGTGTACGAGGCTCGGGCCGCGGACGATGCGATGGCACCGAAGCTGCCGTCCGGGAACGCCAAGGCCGCGCTGGGGGAGATGGTGCGGATCTGGGGACGGCTGGACGCGCTGGAGGACGAGTTCCGGATCACGCAGAGTGAAGGGGTGGGGCAGCGTGAGCCCGACCTCGGCTTCGCCTGGGCCGCGTACATGTGGGCCTCGGGGTCGGGGCTCGACGAGGTCCTGCGGGAGGCGGACATGCCGGCGGGGGATTTCGTGCGCTGGTGCAAGCAGGTGATCGATGTGCTGGGGCAGGTCTCGGCGGCGGCGCCGACCGGGTCGAGCGTCGGAAAGAGTGCGCGTAAGGCTGTGGAGGGGCTGTTGAGGGGGGTTGTGGCCTACTCGTCGGTGGGGTGA
- a CDS encoding 5-oxoprolinase/urea amidolyase family protein, whose product MTFDTLLVANRGEIAVRIIRTARELGLRTVAVYSDADRAAAHVRLADEAVRLGPAPAKESYLDADLILKAAKDTGAGAVHPGYGFLSEDAAFARRCEDADIVFVGPTPDQLELFGAKHTAREAAEAAGVPLLPGTDLLPSLTEALHQASALGYPVMLKATGGGGGIGMSACRSAAELTEAWERVQRVAAASFSSAGVYLERLVERARHVEVQVFGDGDGLVVTFGDRDCSLQRRNQKVVEEAPAPGLPDHVRERLTASARDLCASVEYRSAGTVEFVYDAAREEAYFLEVNARLQVEHPVTEEIYGVDLVAWMLRLARGDSAVVQAPAQPRGHAVEARIYAEDPSRAHRPSAGLLTRVEFPPDVRVDGWVETGTEVTTSYDPLLAKVVAHGSDRAHALRRLDEALAGTRVDGIETNLGLVRAALADRDFCRAAHSTATLATVTDPTPRVEVVAGGTLTTVQDWPGRRGYWQVGVPPCGPMDDLSFRLGNRALGNPEGAPGLECTLQGPSLRFTHATTVCVSGAPAQVTVDGSPVAQWEPVTVPAGAVLAVGAPTEQGLRTYVLFAGGGLDVPSFLGSAATFTLGRFGGHGGRALRTGDVLHGGAVTAGGHPVPPGARPPFTSSWQVAALEGPHAAPEFFTEEDIHEFYAADWKVHFNSARTGVRLVGPKPRWARTDGGEAGLHPSNIHDTPYSVGAVDYTGDMPVLLGPDGPSLGGFVCPATVASTERWKLGQLRPGDTVRFLPVADDASPRPAIVDGGVLARDGDVTYRRSGDDNLLVEFGPMQLDLALRMRVHALMEAISEACLDGVTDLTPGIRSLQIQTAPAVLPQPELLTRVRQIVTSLPPADELVVPSRTIHLPLSWDDPATREAIARYMAGVRDDAPWCPWNIEFIRRVNGLDSVTDVYDTVFDAEYLVLGLGDVYLGAPVATPLDPRHRLVTTKYNPARTWTAENSVGIGGAYLCVYGMEGPGGYQFVGRTTQVWSPWQQRGAFEPGSPWLLRFFDRIKWYPVDADELLALRADIVSGRFVPRVEHGTFSLAAHQTFLTEHADSIAEFGTRQRTAFAAERAAWEAAGEFTRAEVVSTPPATPAEVHVPEGSHLIEAEFTASVWQVNVRPGDLVTTGQPLLTLEAMKMESRVRSPVDGTVDQILTSPGTQVDAGTPLLILAPADT is encoded by the coding sequence ATGACCTTCGACACCCTGCTGGTCGCCAACCGCGGCGAGATCGCCGTCCGCATCATCCGCACCGCCCGCGAACTGGGCCTGCGGACGGTCGCCGTGTACTCCGACGCCGACCGCGCCGCCGCCCACGTCCGGCTCGCCGACGAGGCGGTACGGCTCGGCCCGGCACCCGCGAAGGAGTCGTACCTCGACGCGGACCTCATCCTGAAGGCAGCCAAGGACACGGGCGCGGGCGCCGTCCACCCCGGCTACGGCTTCCTCTCCGAGGACGCGGCCTTCGCCCGCCGCTGCGAGGACGCGGACATCGTGTTCGTCGGCCCCACCCCCGACCAGCTGGAACTGTTCGGCGCGAAGCACACGGCACGGGAGGCCGCCGAGGCCGCGGGCGTCCCGCTCCTGCCCGGCACCGACCTGCTGCCCTCGCTCACCGAAGCCCTCCACCAGGCCTCGGCCCTCGGCTACCCGGTGATGCTCAAGGCCACCGGCGGAGGCGGCGGTATCGGCATGTCTGCCTGTCGCTCCGCCGCCGAACTGACCGAGGCCTGGGAGCGGGTGCAGCGCGTCGCCGCCGCCTCCTTCTCCTCCGCCGGCGTCTACCTCGAACGCCTCGTCGAGCGGGCCCGCCATGTCGAGGTGCAGGTCTTCGGCGACGGCGACGGCCTCGTCGTCACCTTCGGCGACCGCGACTGCTCCCTCCAGCGCCGCAACCAGAAGGTCGTCGAGGAGGCCCCGGCGCCCGGCCTCCCCGACCATGTGCGCGAGCGGCTGACCGCCTCCGCCCGCGACCTGTGCGCGAGCGTGGAGTACCGCTCCGCCGGAACCGTCGAGTTCGTCTACGACGCCGCCCGCGAGGAGGCGTACTTCCTGGAGGTCAACGCCCGCCTCCAGGTGGAACATCCGGTCACCGAGGAGATCTACGGCGTCGACCTCGTCGCCTGGATGCTGCGCCTGGCCCGCGGCGACTCCGCCGTCGTCCAGGCCCCGGCGCAACCCCGCGGCCACGCCGTCGAGGCCCGGATCTACGCCGAGGACCCCTCCCGTGCGCACCGGCCGAGCGCGGGCCTGCTGACCCGGGTCGAGTTCCCGCCGGACGTCCGCGTGGACGGCTGGGTCGAGACGGGCACCGAGGTCACGACCTCGTACGACCCGCTGCTCGCCAAGGTCGTCGCGCACGGCTCCGACCGCGCCCACGCCCTGCGCCGGCTGGACGAGGCGTTGGCCGGGACCCGGGTCGACGGCATCGAGACGAACCTGGGCCTGGTCCGGGCGGCCCTCGCCGACCGGGACTTTTGCCGGGCCGCCCACTCCACGGCCACGCTCGCGACCGTGACCGACCCGACCCCCCGCGTCGAGGTCGTCGCCGGCGGCACCCTCACCACCGTCCAGGACTGGCCCGGCCGCAGGGGCTACTGGCAGGTCGGCGTCCCGCCCTGCGGCCCCATGGACGACCTCTCCTTCCGCCTCGGCAACCGGGCCCTCGGCAACCCCGAGGGCGCCCCCGGTCTCGAATGCACTCTCCAGGGGCCGTCGCTCCGCTTCACCCACGCCACCACGGTCTGTGTGTCGGGCGCCCCCGCCCAGGTGACCGTGGACGGCTCACCGGTCGCGCAGTGGGAGCCGGTGACGGTACCCGCAGGAGCCGTCCTGGCCGTCGGCGCCCCCACGGAACAAGGACTGCGCACCTACGTCCTCTTCGCGGGCGGCGGCCTGGACGTCCCGTCGTTCCTCGGCAGCGCGGCCACCTTCACCCTGGGCCGCTTCGGCGGCCACGGCGGCCGGGCACTGCGGACCGGCGACGTGCTGCACGGCGGAGCGGTCACAGCCGGAGGTCACCCGGTCCCGCCGGGGGCCCGCCCGCCGTTCACCTCCTCCTGGCAGGTGGCCGCCCTCGAAGGCCCGCACGCGGCACCGGAGTTCTTCACCGAGGAGGACATCCACGAGTTCTACGCGGCCGACTGGAAGGTCCACTTCAACTCGGCCCGCACCGGCGTACGGCTGGTCGGCCCCAAGCCCCGCTGGGCCCGCACCGACGGCGGCGAGGCCGGCCTGCACCCCTCCAACATCCACGACACCCCGTACTCGGTCGGCGCCGTCGACTACACCGGCGACATGCCGGTTCTCCTGGGCCCCGACGGCCCCTCCCTCGGCGGCTTCGTCTGCCCGGCCACCGTCGCCTCCACCGAGCGCTGGAAGCTCGGCCAGCTGCGCCCGGGGGACACGGTCCGCTTCCTACCGGTGGCGGACGACGCCTCGCCCCGCCCCGCGATCGTCGACGGCGGCGTCCTGGCCCGCGACGGCGACGTGACCTACCGCCGCAGCGGCGACGACAACCTCCTCGTCGAGTTCGGCCCCATGCAACTCGACCTGGCGCTGCGCATGCGGGTGCACGCCCTGATGGAGGCGATCTCCGAAGCGTGCCTCGACGGCGTCACCGACCTCACCCCCGGCATCCGCTCCCTCCAGATCCAGACGGCCCCGGCGGTCCTCCCACAGCCCGAACTCCTCACCCGGGTACGGCAGATCGTGACGTCCCTCCCCCCGGCGGACGAACTGGTCGTCCCCTCCCGCACGATCCACCTCCCCCTCTCCTGGGACGACCCCGCGACCCGTGAGGCCATCGCCCGCTACATGGCGGGCGTCCGCGACGACGCGCCCTGGTGCCCCTGGAACATCGAGTTCATCCGGCGCGTCAACGGCCTGGACTCGGTGACCGACGTCTACGACACGGTCTTCGACGCGGAGTACCTGGTCCTGGGCCTGGGCGACGTCTACCTGGGCGCCCCGGTCGCGACCCCGCTGGACCCCCGCCACCGCCTGGTGACGACGAAGTACAACCCGGCCCGCACCTGGACCGCCGAGAACTCGGTCGGCATCGGCGGGGCGTACCTGTGCGTCTACGGCATGGAGGGCCCCGGCGGCTACCAGTTCGTCGGCCGCACCACGCAGGTCTGGTCGCCGTGGCAGCAACGCGGCGCGTTCGAGCCCGGCTCCCCCTGGCTGCTCCGCTTCTTCGACCGCATCAAGTGGTACCCGGTGGACGCCGACGAACTACTGGCCCTCCGCGCGGACATCGTGTCGGGCCGCTTCGTGCCGCGCGTGGAGCACGGCACCTTCTCCCTGGCCGCCCACCAGACCTTCCTCACGGAACACGCCGACTCCATCGCCGAGTTCGGAACGAGGCAGCGGACCGCCTTCGCGGCGGAGCGGGCGGCCTGGGAAGCGGCCGGCGAGTTCACGAGGGCGGAGGTGGTGTCCACGCCTCCGGCCACCCCGGCGGAGGTGCACGTCCCCGAGGGCAGCCATCTGATCGAGGCCGAGTTCACCGCGTCGGTCTGGCAGGTGAACGTGCGCCCGGGCGACCTGGTGACCACCGGCCAGCCCCTGCTGACCCTGGAGGCAATGAAGATGGAGTCCCGCGTCCGCTCCCCCGTGGACGGCACAGTCGACCAGATCCTGACCAGCCCGGGCACCCAGGTGGACGCGGGCACCCCCCTACTCATCCTGGCTCCGGCCGACACCTAG